In Primulina huaijiensis isolate GDHJ02 chromosome 6, ASM1229523v2, whole genome shotgun sequence, a single window of DNA contains:
- the LOC140979332 gene encoding uncharacterized protein, whose protein sequence is MVSRKSPKPFEETMKTMILTPSSSVKSSTTVNSNVSETRDSVYFPRCRKDANCNCEICIASIKATLDLIPQSKHRSSLTKLSVSRPIVSKIPFSLNPSSMDLSTPKPRAQIKKIVVSPPLNRTERINFQDRVKKGKRELGFGNSVVRCCLSLILFWGMEYGVSWIVSGVLKTKLSPDIVKSLGEKSWDFEEFNTRFLFLENELQGLVEKKVSSCSSNNSLWRISEDGLLLNSRCVLYKSMTEEISIWGWPLQTAGLLSSQYSPHLLSIISGRVTQWSNGEAKYTIHDGNSFWVHEKWSASVVQFDPNTWILEYRRSFILNNPRLVSALMEFLKLRMTREFEKMRQVFWVSFAFGSQHSYFSGRIIQIPT, encoded by the exons ATGGTTTCAAGAAAAAGTCCCAAACCTTTTGAAGAAACCATGAAAACAATGATTCTTACACCAAGTTCCTCTGTTAAATCCAGCACCACAGTGAACAGCAACGTATCTGAAACTCGAGACAGCGTTTATTTTCCGAGGTGTAGAAAAGATGCGAATTGCAATTGCGAAATTTGCATAGCAAGCATCAAGGCGACTCTTGATTTGATACCACAGAGTAAGCACAGAAGCTCACTTACGAAATTATCCGTCTCGAGGCCTATAGTTTCAAAAATCCCTTTTTCTCTCAACCCCTCGTCAATGGATCTCTCTACGCCAAAACCAAGGGCTCAGATCAAGAAGATTGTTGTTTCTCCGCCGCTGAATAGAACTGAAAGAATCAATTTTCAGGATAGGGTGAAGAAGGGAAAGAGGGAGTTGGGATTTGGAAATTCTGTGGTGAGGTGTTGTTTAAGCTTGATCTTGTTTTGGGGTATGGAGTATGGCGTTTCCTGGATTGTTTCTGGGGTTTTGAAGACTAAATTATCACCGGATATTGTGAAGAGTTTGGGTGAGAAATCATGGGATTTCGAGGAATTCAATACTAGGTTTCTTTTCTTGGAGAATGAGTTACAAGGTTTAGTTGAGAAAAAGGTCTCAAGCTGCAGCTCTAATAATTCTCTGTGGAGAATCAGTGAG GATGGTTTGTTGCTGAATTCGCGATGTGTGCTTTACAAATCAATGACAGAAGAGATAAGCATTTGGGGATGGCCATTACAGACAGCTGGATTGCTCTCATCACAATATTCTCCCCATTTATTAAGCATTATATCGGGAAGAGTCACACAA TGGTCAAATGGGGAAGCGAAATATACGATTCACGATGGTAATAGTTTTTGGGTGCATGAAAAATGGAGTGCTTCTGTGGTGCAGTTTGATCCAAATACATGGATTCTTGAGTACAGACGGAGCTTCATATTGAACAATCCAAGACTGGTGTCGGCTTTAATGGAGTTCTTGAAGCTTAGGATGACCAGAGAATTTGAAAAGATGAGGCAAGTATTCTGGGTTTCATTTGCATTTGGAAGTCAGCATTCCTATTTTTCAGGAAGGATCATTCAAATTCCAACTTAG